In one Bacillus thuringiensis genomic region, the following are encoded:
- a CDS encoding O-antigen polysaccharide polymerase Wzy family protein, producing the protein MVKILRYFTLFFSIVIFIIGMIFSELNIILTAICGMFIHNILYSGERLSERIVFFAFNGTFFTFLVARLVVKPLTGYYDKYNDSYYGLDFNNEQIIWSIFVTLFLGLLFLFLGYCFVKDDEQKRNKEVKRYGTKNIKNIAFISKILFYFTYIFNFLVLWDKAKFTNDVGYMELYSSYASSFPSWVIKLAEMCPVALFVYLGTMPTKKKTVFPLFLYLVLGGFSLAVGQRNNFVLNVLMIVVYLCFRNVTDKDQSWFGKKEIMLCLGAFPVMLVLLNTVSYLRMDSTVQHSFLEGISEFFYAQGVSANLIGYAQTLAPQLPEGKLYTIGRLTDFINNNSITQALFDVPKYTAQSIESALYGNSFADSVSYILSPSRYITGWGYGSSYIAELFKDFSYFGVIIGNFIIGIILALMPKLFKKGILGAWMCLSMTRLLLYAPRDTFTSFIVSTFSLINLLTICIIFLGAMIMPDPKRGKDYEGIRC; encoded by the coding sequence TTGGTTAAAATTTTGAGGTATTTTACTTTGTTTTTTTCAATCGTCATTTTTATTATTGGGATGATTTTTTCAGAGTTAAATATCATATTAACAGCTATTTGTGGGATGTTTATCCATAATATACTATATTCAGGTGAACGTTTAAGTGAAAGAATAGTATTTTTTGCTTTTAATGGTACTTTTTTCACTTTTTTAGTAGCAAGATTAGTAGTTAAGCCATTAACTGGATATTATGATAAATATAATGATAGCTATTATGGATTAGATTTTAATAATGAACAGATAATATGGAGTATCTTTGTTACCTTATTTCTTGGTTTATTATTTTTATTTTTGGGATATTGTTTTGTAAAAGATGATGAGCAAAAAAGAAATAAAGAGGTTAAAAGGTATGGTACAAAAAATATAAAAAATATTGCATTTATAAGTAAAATTTTATTTTATTTTACTTATATTTTTAATTTTTTAGTGCTATGGGATAAGGCGAAATTTACTAATGACGTAGGATATATGGAATTGTATTCTTCATATGCCTCCTCATTTCCATCGTGGGTAATTAAATTGGCAGAAATGTGCCCGGTGGCATTATTTGTATATTTAGGTACTATGCCAACTAAGAAAAAGACAGTATTCCCCTTATTTTTATATCTTGTGTTAGGGGGTTTCTCGCTAGCAGTGGGACAGAGAAATAATTTCGTATTAAATGTATTGATGATTGTAGTTTATCTATGTTTTAGAAATGTTACGGATAAAGATCAGAGCTGGTTTGGGAAAAAGGAAATTATGTTATGTCTAGGTGCATTTCCAGTAATGCTTGTATTATTAAATACAGTATCGTATCTTCGAATGGACAGTACAGTTCAACATTCCTTTTTAGAGGGAATAAGTGAATTTTTCTATGCACAGGGCGTAAGTGCAAATTTAATTGGTTACGCTCAAACATTAGCGCCCCAATTACCAGAAGGCAAGCTTTATACTATTGGTAGATTAACTGATTTTATTAATAATAATAGTATAACTCAGGCATTATTTGATGTGCCAAAGTACACTGCACAAAGTATAGAATCAGCATTGTATGGAAATAGTTTTGCAGATAGTGTTTCTTATATTCTCAGTCCTTCCAGATATATAACAGGATGGGGGTACGGTTCTAGCTATATTGCTGAACTGTTTAAAGATTTTAGTTATTTTGGAGTTATAATAGGAAACTTTATAATTGGAATAATCTTAGCTTTAATGCCTAAGTTATTTAAAAAAGGTATTTTAGGGGCTTGGATGTGCTTATCGATGACAAGGTTATTGTTATATGCACCACGTGATACTTTTACATCTTTTATTGTTTCTACATTTAGTTTAATAAACCTTTTAACAATATGCATAATTTTCTTAGGGGCGATGATTATGCCAGATCCGAAACGTGGAAAAGACTATGAAGGAATCAGATGTTAA
- a CDS encoding acyltransferase, which produces MSLRYKINKLRFAVLSNGFKRADYLRKKNILHGIGENVFFQPRKLPGDPKLIRLHNNISIASGVVFVCHDVLHQVFNYMSNDSEEFVFHMGCIEVMDNVFIGSNSIIMPNVRIGSNVIIAAGSIVTKDVPSGVIVAGTPATIIGEFNNVYLKRAQEGITQRKYSRQQRIDNLWIDFVKNRK; this is translated from the coding sequence ATGAGTTTGCGGTATAAAATTAATAAACTACGATTTGCGGTTTTATCAAATGGATTTAAAAGAGCTGACTATTTAAGGAAAAAAAATATCCTTCATGGGATAGGTGAGAATGTATTCTTTCAGCCGAGGAAACTACCTGGAGATCCTAAATTAATTCGATTACATAATAATATATCAATTGCATCAGGAGTAGTTTTTGTATGCCATGATGTGCTACATCAGGTCTTTAATTATATGTCAAATGATTCAGAGGAATTTGTTTTTCACATGGGATGTATAGAGGTTATGGATAATGTTTTTATTGGCTCAAATTCTATAATTATGCCTAATGTTCGCATTGGTTCAAATGTTATTATTGCTGCTGGTAGTATTGTAACAAAGGATGTTCCAAGTGGGGTAATTGTGGCTGGTACACCAGCTACAATTATTGGAGAATTTAATAATGTTTACCTGAAAAGAGCTCAGGAAGGTATTACTCAACGAAAATATAGTAGACAGCAGAGAATAGATAATCTATGGATAGATTTTGTGAAGAACAGGAAATAA
- a CDS encoding glycosyltransferase yields MNNCLILLTNYYPFHKGEEYLESEIEYLSKSYKKIYIISTMVSNEMQQTRTVPENVVILPIGIKHSIAGKSKMVLRQFSTINKDKLKTKMIKADSKGKLSHKLYCYYFESRAMDVYDRAERQLNEYDFEQYDSITVYSYWLYITARVAVELKHKYFKERNPYTISRAHRYDLYEDAAPLKYLPERDYLLKSLDAVYPCSQDGVEALNQTYPAYKDKISVERLGTISTNVLSNTMNDKLYIVSCSVVRKVKRIDLLIEALVKLEEKNIPYVWTHIGGGPEFERIKKLAKSKLNMEQVKFTGFVKNQEVLNWYQENPATVFVNLSASEGVPVAIMEAISMGLPVIATDVGGTREIVENGKNGYLLDKDCTVKEIVESLNGFHSMNSEQYKKMCDNALGIWKERSNAEVLYSEFVNQLVLENSRYLNLSI; encoded by the coding sequence GTGAATAATTGTTTGATACTCTTGACCAATTATTACCCTTTTCATAAAGGTGAGGAATATTTGGAATCAGAAATAGAGTACCTATCTAAGAGTTATAAAAAGATTTATATTATTTCAACTATGGTATCTAATGAGATGCAACAGACTAGGACTGTCCCTGAAAATGTTGTGATTTTACCAATAGGAATAAAACATTCCATTGCAGGAAAATCCAAAATGGTATTAAGGCAATTTAGTACTATTAATAAGGATAAATTAAAAACAAAAATGATTAAAGCGGATTCTAAAGGGAAACTGTCGCATAAATTATATTGTTATTATTTTGAAAGTCGTGCAATGGATGTATATGATCGAGCGGAGCGTCAATTGAATGAGTATGATTTTGAACAGTATGATTCAATTACAGTATATAGTTATTGGTTATATATAACTGCAAGAGTTGCTGTAGAATTAAAGCATAAATATTTTAAAGAAAGAAATCCATATACAATTTCGCGCGCACATAGATATGATTTGTATGAAGATGCGGCACCTTTGAAGTATTTACCGGAGAGAGACTATTTATTAAAGTCTCTTGATGCAGTATATCCTTGTTCGCAAGATGGAGTAGAGGCCTTAAATCAAACATATCCTGCATATAAGGATAAGATAAGTGTAGAAAGATTGGGAACAATCTCAACTAATGTACTTAGTAATACTATGAACGATAAGTTATATATTGTGAGCTGTTCTGTAGTACGTAAGGTAAAACGAATTGATTTACTAATAGAAGCTTTAGTGAAGTTGGAAGAGAAGAATATCCCATATGTCTGGACTCATATTGGTGGAGGCCCAGAGTTTGAACGTATAAAAAAATTAGCAAAAAGTAAACTTAATATGGAACAAGTTAAATTTACTGGATTCGTTAAAAATCAAGAGGTTTTAAATTGGTATCAAGAAAATCCTGCAACTGTTTTTGTTAATTTATCTGCATCCGAAGGAGTACCTGTAGCAATCATGGAAGCAATATCTATGGGGCTTCCAGTTATCGCTACGGATGTTGGTGGTACAAGGGAAATTGTTGAAAATGGAAAAAATGGATATCTATTAGATAAAGATTGTACGGTTAAAGAAATTGTTGAATCACTTAATGGATTTCATAGCATGAATAGTGAGCAATATAAGAAAATGTGTGATAATGCGTTAGGAATTTGGAAGGAAAGAAGTAATGCTGAGGTTCTTTATTCTGAATTTGTAAATCAGCTTGTTTTAGAAAATAGTAGATATTTAAATTTATCCATATAA
- a CDS encoding sugar transferase, whose protein sequence is MYRYGIKRVFDIIGSLLLLPFLLIIMIPVVIMIKLEDKGPVFYNAPRLGKGMREFPMYKFRSMKVNAPDIRNEDGSTFNSDNDPRVTKIGNVLRKTSIDELPQLLNVLKGDMSFVGPRPSPLGNKDIYPKEFFKKFDVRPGITGYNQAVLRNNSTMEQRVKNDVYYVENVSFMLDLKVIFLTATSVIKSKNINRNNDEKQKVGN, encoded by the coding sequence ATGTACCGTTATGGTATTAAACGCGTTTTTGATATAATAGGCTCTCTATTATTACTTCCTTTTTTACTAATAATCATGATACCGGTAGTTATTATGATTAAATTAGAAGATAAGGGACCTGTTTTCTATAATGCGCCTAGATTGGGAAAAGGAATGAGAGAATTTCCTATGTATAAGTTTCGTTCGATGAAAGTAAATGCACCGGATATTCGTAATGAAGATGGTAGTACATTTAATTCTGATAACGACCCAAGGGTAACAAAAATTGGAAATGTTTTAAGGAAGACAAGTATAGATGAACTTCCACAACTACTTAATGTACTAAAAGGTGATATGAGTTTTGTAGGTCCAAGACCAAGTCCATTAGGAAATAAGGATATTTATCCAAAAGAATTCTTTAAAAAGTTTGATGTCCGACCTGGTATTACAGGTTATAATCAAGCGGTCTTAAGAAATAATTCTACAATGGAGCAACGTGTGAAAAATGATGTGTATTATGTAGAAAATGTATCGTTTATGTTGGATCTAAAGGTTATATTCTTAACGGCAACCTCTGTAATAAAATCAAAAAATATAAATAGAAATAACGATGAAAAACAAAAGGTGGGAAATTAG
- a CDS encoding NAD-dependent epimerase/dehydratase family protein has translation MKIAVTGGTGFLGQYVVESIKNEGNTPIILTRSIGSKTMSDYEYRISDYTLEDLINQLNDVDAVVHLAATRGSQGKISEFHDNEILTQNLYDACYENNISNIVYASTISAYSDETSLPWNEKELPLPDLMYGVSKLACEHIGNIYSRKKGLCIKNLRFAHLYGFNEKNNYMINRFFRQAFHGEQLTLHANSVAKREFLYAKDAAKSVICALKQEKLSGAFNIGSGDALTNYEVANTINNAFGNKDNLLVKDPNANEGIHSSYMDSSKAKELLDFSTDYNFATAVEEIHLLMRGLDDVPLWY, from the coding sequence ATGAAAATAGCTGTTACTGGTGGAACGGGTTTTCTAGGTCAATACGTTGTTGAAAGCATTAAAAATGAAGGGAATACTCCCATCATTTTAACAAGAAGTATTGGTAGTAAAACGATGAGTGATTACGAATACAGAATTTCGGATTATACTTTGGAAGACTTAATAAATCAATTAAATGATGTAGATGCAGTAGTGCATCTTGCGGCCACAAGAGGGAGCCAAGGGAAGATATCTGAGTTTCATGATAATGAAATTCTAACACAAAATTTATACGATGCATGCTATGAAAATAATATTAGTAATATTGTGTATGCATCTACAATATCAGCCTATTCTGATGAAACGTCCCTACCGTGGAATGAGAAGGAATTACCGTTACCTGATTTAATGTACGGTGTTAGTAAGTTGGCCTGTGAGCATATTGGAAATATTTATTCTAGAAAAAAAGGGCTTTGTATTAAAAACTTGAGATTCGCCCATTTATATGGGTTTAATGAAAAAAATAATTATATGATTAATAGGTTTTTCAGACAAGCATTTCATGGTGAACAATTAACTTTACATGCTAATAGTGTTGCAAAAAGAGAGTTTCTATATGCAAAAGATGCAGCAAAATCTGTAATTTGTGCATTAAAACAAGAGAAGCTTTCAGGTGCTTTTAATATAGGTAGTGGGGATGCTTTAACAAATTATGAAGTTGCAAATACAATTAATAATGCGTTTGGAAACAAAGATAATTTATTAGTGAAAGATCCTAATGCTAATGAAGGAATACATTCTTCTTATATGGATAGTAGTAAAGCAAAGGAATTACTAGATTTTTCAACAGATTATAATTTTGCCACAGCAGTAGAGGAAATACATTTATTAATGCGGGGGTTGGATGATGTACCGTTATGGTATTAA
- a CDS encoding ATP-grasp domain-containing protein has protein sequence MKKRVLILGVAAVQMDAILELKKMGYETYACAMAKDGPGADVADHFAEINILDSEAIIDYIEKNQISVVYSTGSDLAMPIASLISEKLEMPHFVSEKTARICNNKDLMRKTLGNDFEGNVKFQVVKSEDDELKMEFPFILKPADSQGQRGVKLVQNREEYVESYKAATEYSRSGLVILEQYISGPELSVNGYLVNGKVKYLVASDRETWPEYTGLIHKHIVPTVNLTSNTTSLLNSIIEAACAKLEIKNGPVYAQMKLEEGMPYIIEITPRLDGCHMWNLLSYYNEVNLMKLTFEHLLNGDTSELENIKKKPNDKYILEFICQKPNTAADYLAFENQIENSLDSFNYYKQGDNIRPVNGKNDKIGYFIYKD, from the coding sequence ATGAAAAAAAGAGTTCTAATTCTAGGAGTTGCAGCAGTTCAGATGGATGCGATCTTGGAACTGAAAAAAATGGGATATGAAACTTATGCTTGTGCAATGGCTAAAGATGGACCTGGAGCAGATGTAGCAGATCACTTTGCCGAAATAAATATTTTAGATTCAGAGGCAATTATTGATTATATCGAGAAAAACCAAATTTCTGTTGTTTACTCAACAGGTTCAGACTTAGCTATGCCGATAGCATCTTTAATCAGTGAAAAATTAGAAATGCCACATTTTGTATCAGAAAAAACGGCACGTATATGTAATAATAAGGACTTAATGAGAAAAACTTTGGGGAACGACTTTGAAGGAAATGTAAAATTTCAGGTTGTAAAAAGTGAAGATGATGAATTAAAAATGGAATTTCCTTTTATCTTAAAACCAGCTGATTCACAAGGGCAAAGAGGGGTAAAATTAGTTCAAAATCGAGAGGAATATGTAGAAAGCTATAAGGCTGCTACAGAATATTCTCGTTCCGGATTAGTAATATTAGAACAATATATTTCTGGTCCAGAACTTTCTGTAAATGGTTATCTAGTAAATGGAAAAGTGAAATATTTAGTTGCGTCCGATAGAGAAACTTGGCCTGAATATACGGGATTAATTCATAAACACATTGTCCCAACTGTAAACCTTACTTCTAATACTACGAGTTTATTAAATAGCATAATAGAAGCTGCATGTGCCAAATTGGAAATAAAAAATGGACCTGTTTATGCACAAATGAAATTAGAAGAGGGAATGCCATATATTATTGAAATAACCCCTCGTTTAGATGGTTGCCATATGTGGAATTTACTATCTTATTATAATGAAGTTAATTTAATGAAGCTAACATTTGAGCACTTATTAAATGGAGATACTTCTGAATTGGAGAATATCAAAAAAAAACCAAATGATAAATATATTTTGGAATTTATCTGTCAAAAACCAAATACCGCAGCAGATTATTTGGCATTTGAAAACCAAATAGAAAATTCCCTAGATAGCTTTAATTATTACAAACAAGGAGATAATATCCGTCCAGTAAATGGCAAAAATGATAAAATTGGATATTTTATTTATAAAGATTAA
- a CDS encoding DegT/DnrJ/EryC1/StrS family aminotransferase: MINNTIRNIPFSPPDITEVEIEEVIKAMKSGWITTGPRTKELEKKIAEYVGTNKAVCLNSATAAMELTLRILGVGPGDEVITSAYTYTASASIIEHVGAKIVLVDTAPDSFEMDYEKLSDAITEKTKVIIPVDIAGKMCDYDTIYSIVESKKDLFKPNNKTQDLFERIIVMTDAAHAFGAERKGKRCGQVADFTCYSFHAVKNLTTAEGGGVVWRNDLGLDDEWVYQQFMLYSLHGQSKDALAKTQKGAWEYDIVYPAYKCNMTDIMAAIGLVQLDRYESLMGRRREIIEMYDKELLPYGIQSLKHYGDDFSSSGHLYLARIPGIEESERNKIIIELAEMGIASNVHYKPLPMFTAYKNLGFDIKNYPNAFNMYKNEITLPLHTRLTNEEVKYITDTFKEILNNR; the protein is encoded by the coding sequence ATGATTAATAATACAATAAGAAATATCCCGTTTTCTCCACCAGACATTACAGAAGTAGAAATAGAAGAAGTAATAAAAGCGATGAAGTCGGGTTGGATTACAACAGGTCCTAGAACAAAGGAACTTGAAAAGAAAATAGCTGAATATGTTGGGACAAATAAAGCGGTTTGCTTAAACTCAGCTACGGCTGCTATGGAGTTAACACTTCGAATTTTAGGTGTAGGACCCGGAGATGAGGTTATTACTTCAGCTTATACTTATACAGCTTCTGCATCAATTATAGAGCACGTAGGGGCAAAAATTGTTTTAGTTGATACCGCTCCTGATTCTTTTGAAATGGATTATGAAAAGCTTTCTGATGCAATTACTGAAAAGACTAAGGTAATTATTCCAGTTGATATTGCGGGTAAAATGTGTGATTACGATACAATATATAGCATAGTAGAAAGCAAAAAAGATTTATTCAAACCTAATAATAAAACTCAAGATTTATTTGAAAGAATAATTGTAATGACCGATGCAGCGCATGCATTTGGTGCTGAACGAAAAGGAAAGAGATGTGGGCAAGTTGCTGATTTTACTTGCTATTCTTTCCATGCTGTGAAGAATTTAACAACGGCAGAAGGTGGGGGCGTTGTATGGCGCAATGATTTAGGTTTAGACGATGAGTGGGTATATCAACAATTTATGTTATACAGCCTTCATGGACAATCTAAGGATGCCCTAGCAAAGACTCAAAAAGGCGCATGGGAGTATGATATTGTTTACCCAGCTTATAAATGTAATATGACAGATATAATGGCAGCAATTGGATTAGTCCAGTTGGATAGATATGAATCTCTTATGGGTAGACGTAGAGAGATTATTGAAATGTATGACAAAGAATTGTTGCCATATGGAATTCAAAGTCTGAAACATTATGGGGATGATTTCTCTTCATCGGGACATCTTTATTTAGCAAGAATACCTGGGATTGAAGAGTCTGAAAGAAATAAAATTATTATTGAGTTAGCCGAGATGGGAATTGCAAGCAATGTACATTATAAACCATTGCCTATGTTTACAGCGTATAAAAACTTAGGATTTGATATAAAGAATTATCCTAATGCATTTAATATGTATAAAAATGAAATCACGTTACCTTTGCATACAAGATTAACAAATGAAGAGGTAAAATATATTACTGATACTTTTAAAGAGATTTTAAACAATAGATAA
- a CDS encoding polysaccharide biosynthesis protein — MSYRRRLSLLILLDSFIVLTAVYLSYWFIHPNVLNKIPMTVVISSITLLCSHHVFAAIYKLYNKAWEYASIGELKQIFKAITLSILVTAIVQQIINHDIYVRILAIAWMLHLLLIGGSRFVWRMFRDTYISKATDKKRTLIIGAGSAGTMVVRQLQHNKEADLYPIAFVDDDRNKQKLEIYNVPVIGTTNHIQEIVEDNDIEHIIIAIPSLNRGQINEIFEKCRKTKAKTQIVPMLEDLLDGKVSVNEFRDVQVEDLLGREPVQLDDKGIGEKIQDKTVLITGAGGSIGSEICRQILKYKPAKMVLLGHGENSIYHIEMELRTKYKEQAEFVTEIADIQDRNKIFEIMKKHKPFVVYHAAAHKHVPLMERNPEEAVKNNIIGTKNVAEAADTFGINTFVMVSTDKAVNPTNVMGATKRVAEMVVQHMAMISQTRFVAVRFGNVLGSRGSVIPLFKKQIQSGGPVTVTHPDITRYFMTIPEASRLVIQAGSLARGGELFVLDMGEPVKIADLAKNLIQLSGYSIEEIGIEYSGLRPGEKMYEELLNDNEIHKEQVFPKIHIGKAVLKDFESIQQFINEFEQMSQESIRKTLLDFANNKVEVNS; from the coding sequence TTGAGTTATCGAAGACGGCTCTCATTATTGATTTTATTAGATTCATTTATCGTATTAACTGCCGTGTATTTAAGTTATTGGTTTATACATCCAAATGTATTAAACAAAATTCCTATGACAGTAGTTATTAGTTCTATTACATTATTATGTAGTCATCATGTTTTTGCTGCTATTTATAAGCTTTATAACAAGGCGTGGGAATATGCAAGTATTGGAGAGCTAAAGCAAATATTTAAGGCAATTACGCTATCAATTTTAGTAACAGCAATTGTTCAACAAATTATTAATCACGATATTTATGTTCGAATTTTAGCAATCGCATGGATGTTACATTTATTGTTAATTGGTGGTTCTCGTTTTGTATGGCGTATGTTCCGTGATACATATATTTCGAAAGCAACTGATAAAAAACGAACATTAATTATTGGTGCAGGTTCAGCAGGGACAATGGTTGTACGTCAATTACAACATAATAAAGAAGCAGATTTGTATCCAATTGCGTTTGTTGATGATGATAGAAATAAGCAAAAATTGGAGATTTATAATGTACCGGTTATTGGTACAACAAATCATATTCAAGAAATTGTAGAAGATAATGATATAGAACATATCATTATTGCAATCCCTTCATTAAACAGAGGGCAAATAAATGAGATTTTTGAGAAGTGTAGAAAAACGAAGGCGAAAACGCAAATTGTGCCGATGTTAGAAGATTTATTAGATGGAAAAGTGTCTGTAAATGAATTTCGTGATGTGCAAGTGGAAGATTTACTAGGGAGAGAGCCTGTTCAATTAGATGATAAGGGAATAGGTGAGAAGATTCAGGATAAGACGGTTTTAATAACGGGTGCTGGGGGCTCTATTGGATCAGAGATTTGCCGTCAGATTTTAAAATATAAACCAGCAAAAATGGTTCTTTTAGGACATGGGGAGAATAGCATTTATCATATTGAGATGGAATTGAGAACTAAGTATAAAGAGCAAGCGGAATTTGTAACAGAAATTGCTGACATACAAGATCGAAATAAAATATTTGAAATAATGAAAAAACACAAGCCTTTTGTTGTATACCATGCAGCTGCACATAAACACGTTCCATTGATGGAAAGAAATCCTGAAGAAGCTGTAAAGAATAATATAATTGGTACCAAAAATGTTGCAGAAGCCGCAGATACATTTGGAATAAATACATTTGTCATGGTTTCAACAGATAAAGCGGTAAACCCAACAAATGTAATGGGAGCAACAAAGCGTGTTGCAGAAATGGTTGTTCAACACATGGCTATGATCAGTCAAACAAGATTTGTTGCTGTTAGGTTTGGAAATGTATTAGGTAGTCGCGGAAGTGTAATTCCATTGTTTAAAAAACAAATTCAAAGTGGAGGACCAGTTACAGTTACCCACCCAGATATTACTCGTTACTTTATGACCATTCCAGAGGCATCACGACTTGTAATCCAAGCAGGATCTTTGGCAAGAGGTGGAGAGCTATTTGTATTAGATATGGGCGAACCTGTTAAAATTGCAGATTTGGCAAAGAATTTAATTCAGCTTTCGGGTTATTCTATTGAGGAAATTGGAATTGAATATAGTGGACTAAGACCGGGAGAGAAGATGTACGAAGAGTTGTTAAATGATAATGAAATTCATAAGGAACAAGTATTTCCTAAAATCCATATAGGAAAGGCTGTTTTAAAAGATTTTGAATCCATTCAACAATTTATAAATGAGTTTGAGCAGATGAGTCAAGAGAGTATTAGGAAAACTTTATTAGATTTTGCGAATAATAAAGTTGAAGTAAATAGCTAA
- the bpsC gene encoding UTP--glucose-1-phosphate uridylyltransferase BpsC yields MKKVRKAIIPAAGLGTRFLPATKAMPKEMLPIVDKPTIQYIVEEAIESGIEDIIIVTGKGKRAIEDHFDHSFELEQSLLEKGKHEMLEKVQASSKINIHYIRQKEPKGLGHAVWCARKFIGNEPFAVLLGDDIVQAETPCLRQLMDQYEGTQSSVIGVQTVPENETHRYGIIDPIEQSDRRYQVRQFVEKPAQGTAPSNLAIMGRYVLTPEIFMFLENQQTGAGGEIQLTDAIQRLNEVQRVFAYDFEGTRYDVGEKFGFIKTTIEMALQNEELNVELMKYMKELVKKEEVHS; encoded by the coding sequence TTGAAAAAAGTAAGAAAAGCAATTATTCCAGCAGCTGGTCTGGGAACAAGATTTTTACCAGCAACGAAAGCGATGCCGAAAGAAATGTTACCTATCGTTGATAAACCAACAATTCAATACATAGTAGAAGAAGCGATAGAATCAGGAATTGAAGATATTATTATTGTTACTGGAAAAGGTAAACGTGCCATTGAAGATCATTTTGATCATTCCTTTGAATTAGAGCAAAGCTTACTAGAAAAAGGGAAGCATGAGATGCTAGAAAAAGTACAAGCTTCTTCAAAAATTAATATTCATTACATAAGACAAAAAGAACCAAAAGGGCTGGGACACGCAGTATGGTGTGCCCGTAAATTTATTGGAAATGAGCCGTTTGCAGTATTACTTGGTGATGATATTGTTCAAGCAGAAACGCCATGTTTACGTCAATTAATGGATCAATATGAAGGTACACAGTCGTCAGTTATTGGGGTACAAACAGTACCTGAAAACGAAACACATCGTTACGGTATTATCGATCCGATTGAACAAAGCGATCGCCGTTATCAAGTACGTCAATTTGTGGAGAAGCCAGCTCAAGGAACTGCCCCATCAAATTTAGCAATTATGGGACGTTACGTATTAACGCCAGAAATCTTTATGTTCCTTGAAAATCAACAAACAGGTGCGGGGGGAGAAATCCAATTAACAGATGCGATTCAACGTTTAAATGAAGTTCAACGTGTATTTGCTTATGACTTTGAGGGTACGCGTTACGATGTTGGGGAGAAGTTTGGATTTATTAAGACGACGATTGAGATGGCGCTACAAAATGAAGAATTAAATGTAGAGTTAATGAAGTATATGAAGGAACTTGTAAAAAAGGAAGAGGTACATTCATAG
- a CDS encoding tyrosine-protein phosphatase, which produces MIDLHCHILPGIDDGAQTVTDSLAMAQQAVAEGIHTIVATPHHQNGKYVNERTPIIHHVKQLNDELQQHNIPLTILPGQEVRLYGDLLEDYEAGKIVTLNETNKYIFIEFPSNHVPRYAEKLFYELRVKGMIPIIVHPERNAELIERPDKLYNIVNKGALTQVTAGSLSGKFGKKIKKFSLQLVEHNLTHMVASDAHNTTSRGFHLAESYELIEKEFGTSVMSDLKENPYLLISGKAIYKEDPEQIRRKKLFGIF; this is translated from the coding sequence ATGATAGATTTACATTGTCACATTTTACCTGGTATCGATGATGGTGCACAGACAGTAACAGATAGTTTAGCAATGGCACAACAAGCTGTTGCAGAAGGAATACATACAATTGTCGCAACGCCGCATCATCAAAATGGAAAATATGTAAATGAACGTACCCCAATTATTCATCACGTAAAACAACTAAATGATGAACTACAACAACATAATATTCCACTTACTATTTTACCTGGGCAAGAAGTCAGGTTATATGGCGATTTATTAGAAGACTATGAAGCTGGTAAAATCGTTACTTTAAACGAAACAAATAAATATATATTTATTGAATTTCCATCTAATCACGTACCACGTTATGCCGAAAAATTATTCTACGAATTACGTGTAAAGGGAATGATTCCAATTATTGTTCATCCAGAACGTAATGCCGAGTTAATCGAGCGGCCAGATAAGTTATATAACATTGTAAATAAAGGGGCATTAACGCAAGTAACGGCAGGCAGTTTATCGGGGAAATTTGGCAAGAAAATTAAAAAGTTTTCACTACAACTTGTAGAACATAATTTAACACATATGGTCGCTTCAGATGCACATAATACGACGTCAAGAGGATTTCATTTAGCGGAAAGCTATGAATTAATTGAGAAAGAATTTGGAACGAGTGTTATGAGTGATTTGAAAGAAAATCCGTACTTATTAATTAGCGGGAAGGCAATTTACAAAGAAGATCCAGAACAAATTCGCCGTAAAAAATTGTTCGGTATTTTTTAA